In Magnetococcales bacterium, the following are encoded in one genomic region:
- the yaaA gene encoding peroxide stress protein YaaA produces the protein MLAVISPAKKQDFSADLSQTAHTQPQLLAETRLLAEIMRRHDQESLMKLMKISAQLGALNVERFQRFSPIHTLKNAKSALFAFQGDTYVGLESRSFDEEDLAFAQAHLGILSGFYGYLRPLDLIQPHRLEMGTRLETERGGNLYAFWDHRVTEVINGMLVASSGSWLINLASTEYFKVVRGAHLQGRVLTPEFKEEKNGQLKVIGIHAKRARGAMARFMIQNRLTDPEGLQAFSEGGYRYQPELSDEARWVFAR, from the coding sequence ATGCTCGCCGTCATCTCCCCTGCCAAAAAGCAGGATTTCTCCGCCGATTTATCCCAGACTGCCCACACCCAGCCACAGCTTTTGGCAGAAACCCGTCTTCTGGCTGAAATAATGCGCCGTCATGACCAGGAGAGCCTCATGAAACTGATGAAAATCAGTGCGCAGTTGGGGGCTCTTAACGTCGAACGATTTCAACGCTTTTCCCCGATACACACCTTGAAAAACGCCAAGTCCGCCCTTTTTGCTTTTCAGGGGGATACCTATGTGGGGCTTGAGAGTCGCTCTTTTGATGAAGAGGATCTGGCTTTTGCCCAGGCGCATTTGGGTATTCTCTCTGGTTTTTATGGCTATTTGCGCCCTTTGGATCTGATTCAGCCCCATCGTTTGGAGATGGGCACCCGGCTTGAGACTGAGCGGGGAGGCAATCTCTACGCTTTTTGGGACCATCGGGTGACGGAGGTGATCAATGGGATGTTGGTGGCTTCATCGGGATCTTGGCTGATCAATCTGGCTTCCACGGAATATTTCAAGGTGGTGCGTGGGGCGCATCTCCAAGGCCGGGTTTTGACGCCTGAGTTCAAGGAGGAGAAAAACGGTCAGCTCAAGGTGATCGGGATTCATGCCAAGCGGGCGAGGGGGGCTATGGCCCGCTTCATGATCCAAAACCGTCTTACCGATCCTGAGGGGCTGCAGGCCTTTTCTGAGGGGGGCTATCGCTATCAACCCGAGCTTTCGGATGAGGCGCGTTGGGTGTTTGCCCGTTGA
- a CDS encoding response regulator: MRVLIVDDSSVMRKIVQRSLRQAGLMADEVREAGNGMEGVNALKAGPVDLILCDWNMPVMDGLTFVKTVRSGPPQVKGIPIVMVTTEGGEDRMAAAKEAGASGHIKKPFTTTVMQETLGKYFK; encoded by the coding sequence ATGCGTGTTCTGATTGTCGACGACTCTTCGGTGATGCGGAAGATCGTTCAGCGGAGTCTCCGTCAAGCTGGATTGATGGCGGACGAAGTGCGGGAGGCTGGAAATGGGATGGAGGGGGTTAACGCTCTCAAAGCTGGGCCGGTCGATCTGATCCTGTGTGACTGGAACATGCCGGTGATGGATGGCCTCACCTTCGTTAAAACCGTGCGAAGCGGCCCCCCGCAAGTTAAGGGGATTCCCATCGTCATGGTAACCACCGAAGGGGGCGAAGATCGTATGGCTGCCGCCAAAGAGGCTGGAGCCAGTGGCCACATCAAAAAGCCCTTCACCACCACCGTCATGCAGGAAACTTTGGGGAAATATTTCAAATAA
- a CDS encoding SPOR domain-containing protein, whose protein sequence is MVALAVNMSSAGRFLPGVAGVLFLGIAAAALLSGGGDEESGAVWDGPPVPGKQMALPGKPEGGEPIQTAQSQVKPRPKRPRTQATPAKPPEPPAAVATTAPVQASPGRVVRTVPLAAIVKPSSAKPVETAAPAVAESGFVVQVGSFVLQMGANSMMAQLSQNGLNPQIKEMVESVPLNNVQAGPYKSLEAAKEAEAKLKAGGFVVQVEETWEGHIISLSKSILLSYAMEDLVRARDLEVSPLRMVKVNADLPVRKVILGPFPKQKEAREISEEVAGMGIAVPVVKSWPFSGS, encoded by the coding sequence ATGGTGGCCCTAGCAGTCAATATGTCGTCAGCTGGCCGTTTTCTGCCTGGTGTGGCGGGGGTTCTTTTTTTGGGTATTGCAGCGGCAGCTCTTCTCTCTGGCGGTGGAGATGAGGAGTCTGGAGCTGTTTGGGATGGTCCGCCGGTCCCCGGCAAGCAGATGGCCCTCCCCGGCAAGCCTGAAGGGGGAGAGCCCATTCAGACCGCCCAGAGCCAGGTCAAGCCCCGGCCAAAACGGCCCCGAACCCAGGCCACTCCAGCCAAGCCGCCAGAGCCGCCTGCAGCCGTTGCGACGACTGCTCCGGTTCAGGCCTCTCCCGGCAGGGTTGTCCGGACAGTCCCCTTGGCTGCGATTGTCAAACCCTCTTCTGCCAAGCCTGTGGAAACAGCCGCGCCAGCGGTAGCCGAGAGCGGTTTTGTGGTGCAGGTGGGCAGCTTTGTCCTGCAAATGGGGGCGAACAGCATGATGGCTCAGCTCTCCCAAAATGGCTTGAACCCCCAGATCAAGGAGATGGTGGAGTCGGTTCCCTTGAATAACGTCCAGGCAGGTCCCTATAAAAGTCTGGAGGCGGCCAAGGAGGCGGAAGCCAAGCTGAAGGCGGGGGGGTTTGTGGTTCAAGTTGAGGAGACCTGGGAGGGGCACATTATCTCCCTCTCCAAATCCATCCTGCTCTCCTATGCCATGGAAGATCTGGTTCGGGCCAGGGATTTGGAAGTCTCTCCCTTGCGCATGGTTAAGGTGAATGCTGATCTACCGGTTCGCAAGGTGATTTTGGGGCCGTTTCCAAAGCAGAAAGAGGCTCGGGAGATCAGTGAAGAGGTGGCGGGTATGGGGATTGCTGTGCCAGTGGTCAAATCCTGGCCCTTTTCGGGTTCCTGA
- a CDS encoding valine--tRNA ligase — MPSSYEPAGVEERWYRTWEENGWFAPKAESPDGGDESYCIMIPPPNVTGSLHMGHAFQDTIMDGLIRYHRMKGKRTLWQTGTDHAGIATQMVVERQLEAQGVSRHDLGREQFIERVWEWKATSGGTIVSQLRRMAASCDWSRERFTMDRGLSNAVREVFVRLYNEGLVYRGKRLVNWDPVLHTAVSDLEVISEEENGHLWHLRYPLADGSGHLVVATTRPETMLGDSAVAVHPEDDRYKDLIGKEVLLPLAERPIPVIADDYVDPEFGSGCVKITPAHDFNDHEVGKRHDLPLINIFTVDAKINDQAPEAYRGMDRYAARKQIVADLQARDLIEKIDPHRLMVPRGDRSKAVVEPYLTDQWFVKTEGLAKDAIAAVEDGRIQFVPENWDKTYYEWMRNIQDWCISRQIWWGHQIPAWYGPDGYLFVCNCEEEVYELAAEHYGRPVSLTRDPDVLDTWFSSALWTFSTLGWPANTPEFKAFHPTSVLVTGFDIIFFWVARMIMMSLKFTGEVPFHKVYIHGLVRDSEGQKMSKSKGNVLDPLDLIDGIDLESLVKKRTGNMMQPHLTQKIEKATRKEFPKGIPSFGTDALRFTFASLATMGRDITFDLGRIEGYRHFCNKLWNAARFVLMNTEGKGCGAGRDELLLGAADRWILSRLQGVKKEVAAGIEEYRFNDAASSIYQFLWGSYCDWYLEMVKPVLYADDGEGGGERAIAVRNTLLTVFEESLRLLHPLMPFITEELWQKVAPLIDRSGDTIMLAPWPEPQEILVDAEAEEEMAWVMSFVTAVRTVRSEMNLPPGKKLPVLVTGEEQAVDRLQRHEGLISVLARLESWENLSGEPPEGSAAGVVDGLRLFIPLAGLIDVEAEAARLEKGLKKLDKDLQRVQGKLKNPNFRAKAKPEVVAGEEAKEREFVEKRQGLAEALKRLNSLRSGS; from the coding sequence TTGCCCAGCAGTTATGAACCAGCAGGGGTTGAAGAACGCTGGTACCGCACGTGGGAGGAAAACGGCTGGTTTGCCCCCAAGGCAGAGAGCCCCGATGGGGGGGATGAGAGCTACTGCATCATGATTCCCCCGCCCAACGTGACCGGCTCCCTGCACATGGGACACGCCTTCCAGGACACCATCATGGATGGCCTCATCCGCTATCACCGGATGAAAGGCAAACGGACCCTTTGGCAGACCGGTACCGACCACGCAGGTATCGCCACCCAGATGGTGGTGGAGCGTCAACTGGAAGCCCAGGGGGTGAGCCGTCACGATTTGGGGCGGGAGCAGTTTATCGAACGGGTCTGGGAGTGGAAGGCCACTTCCGGTGGCACCATCGTCTCCCAACTGCGCCGCATGGCCGCTTCCTGTGATTGGTCCCGGGAACGGTTCACCATGGACCGGGGGCTCTCCAATGCCGTCCGGGAGGTGTTTGTCCGTCTCTATAATGAAGGGCTTGTCTATCGGGGCAAGCGGCTGGTCAACTGGGATCCGGTACTCCACACGGCGGTTTCGGATCTGGAGGTGATCTCCGAAGAGGAAAACGGCCACCTCTGGCACCTGCGCTACCCCCTGGCCGACGGCTCCGGCCATCTGGTCGTCGCCACCACCCGTCCCGAAACCATGCTCGGGGATAGCGCTGTGGCTGTCCATCCCGAGGATGACCGCTATAAAGATCTTATCGGTAAAGAGGTGCTGCTTCCTCTCGCCGAACGTCCCATCCCGGTGATCGCCGACGACTATGTCGATCCTGAGTTTGGTTCCGGGTGCGTCAAGATCACCCCGGCCCACGATTTTAACGACCATGAGGTGGGAAAGCGTCACGATCTGCCCCTGATCAATATTTTTACGGTAGATGCCAAGATCAACGACCAAGCCCCCGAAGCCTACCGGGGGATGGATCGCTATGCCGCCCGCAAGCAGATTGTCGCCGACCTGCAAGCCCGGGATTTGATCGAAAAAATCGATCCCCATCGTCTGATGGTGCCCCGGGGGGATCGCTCCAAGGCGGTTGTCGAGCCCTATCTCACCGATCAGTGGTTCGTCAAAACCGAAGGGCTCGCCAAGGATGCCATCGCAGCGGTGGAGGATGGTCGCATTCAATTTGTCCCGGAAAACTGGGACAAGACCTATTATGAATGGATGCGTAACATCCAGGATTGGTGTATCTCCCGGCAGATCTGGTGGGGCCATCAGATTCCCGCCTGGTATGGCCCCGATGGTTATCTCTTCGTCTGCAACTGCGAAGAGGAGGTCTATGAGCTGGCCGCCGAGCATTACGGCAGGCCGGTCTCCCTCACCCGGGATCCGGATGTTTTGGATACCTGGTTTTCTTCAGCTCTTTGGACCTTCTCCACCCTGGGTTGGCCTGCCAACACCCCGGAGTTCAAGGCGTTTCATCCCACCAGTGTGCTGGTGACCGGTTTTGACATCATCTTTTTCTGGGTCGCCCGGATGATCATGATGTCCCTGAAGTTTACCGGTGAGGTCCCTTTCCACAAGGTCTACATTCATGGCCTGGTGCGGGATTCCGAAGGGCAAAAGATGAGCAAATCCAAGGGCAATGTTTTGGATCCCCTGGATTTGATCGACGGCATCGATCTGGAAAGCCTGGTGAAAAAGCGCACCGGCAACATGATGCAGCCCCACCTGACCCAAAAAATCGAAAAGGCCACCCGCAAGGAGTTTCCCAAGGGGATCCCCTCCTTCGGCACCGACGCCTTGCGCTTTACCTTCGCTTCCCTCGCCACCATGGGTCGGGACATCACCTTCGACCTGGGTCGGATCGAGGGGTATCGCCATTTTTGCAACAAGCTCTGGAACGCCGCCCGCTTTGTGTTGATGAACACCGAAGGCAAGGGGTGTGGCGCTGGTCGGGATGAACTGCTCCTGGGGGCTGCGGATCGTTGGATTCTCTCCCGCCTCCAAGGGGTCAAAAAAGAGGTCGCTGCCGGGATTGAGGAGTATCGCTTCAACGATGCGGCCAGCTCCATCTACCAATTTCTCTGGGGCAGCTATTGTGACTGGTATCTGGAGATGGTCAAACCGGTGCTTTATGCCGATGACGGGGAGGGGGGGGGAGAGCGCGCCATCGCTGTTCGCAACACCCTGCTCACGGTTTTTGAAGAGTCCCTGCGCCTGCTCCATCCCCTGATGCCTTTTATCACCGAGGAGCTGTGGCAAAAGGTGGCCCCTCTGATCGACCGCTCCGGTGACACCATCATGCTGGCCCCCTGGCCAGAGCCCCAGGAAATTTTGGTGGATGCCGAGGCTGAAGAGGAGATGGCTTGGGTGATGTCTTTCGTCACCGCCGTGCGTACGGTGCGCAGTGAGATGAACCTCCCACCAGGCAAAAAACTGCCGGTGCTGGTCACAGGGGAAGAGCAGGCTGTGGATCGCCTCCAGCGCCATGAAGGTTTGATCAGCGTTTTGGCTCGCCTGGAATCCTGGGAAAACCTCTCTGGAGAGCCCCCCGAGGGGAGCGCCGCCGGCGTGGTGGATGGGCTCAGACTGTTCATTCCCCTGGCTGGGCTGATCGATGTGGAAGCCGAGGCGGCCCGTCTGGAAAAGGGGCTTAAAAAACTGGATAAGGATCTGCAACGCGTCCAGGGTAAACTGAAAAATCCCAATTTTCGCGCCAAGGCCAAGCCCGAAGTAGTAGCGGGTGAAGAGGCCAAGGAGCGGGAATTCGTCGAAAAACGGCAGGGGCTTGCCGAAGCCCTGAAACGCCTGAACTCACTTCGGAGTGGCTCATGA
- the arsC gene encoding arsenate reductase (glutaredoxin) (This arsenate reductase requires both glutathione and glutaredoxin to convert arsenate to arsenite, after which the efflux transporter formed by ArsA and ArsB can extrude the arsenite from the cell, providing resistance.), whose amino-acid sequence MSKVTIYHNPRCKKSREGLALLQEEGIEPEVVQYLKTPLDKPGLEELLTLLGLEPRALLRKQEAAYKENNLKDPALSRDALIEAMVAHPKLIERPIVVANGKAVLGRPKENILQIL is encoded by the coding sequence ATGTCTAAAGTGACTATTTATCATAACCCCCGCTGCAAAAAATCCCGGGAAGGTTTGGCTCTGTTGCAGGAGGAGGGGATAGAGCCCGAAGTGGTTCAATATCTGAAAACGCCCCTTGATAAGCCGGGGCTGGAAGAGCTTCTCACCCTCTTGGGCCTGGAACCCCGGGCGTTACTGCGCAAGCAGGAGGCGGCCTACAAGGAAAACAATCTGAAGGATCCCGCTCTTTCCCGGGATGCCTTGATTGAGGCGATGGTCGCCCATCCCAAGCTGATTGAGCGGCCCATCGTGGTGGCCAACGGCAAGGCGGTGTTGGGGCGCCCCAAGGAAAATATTCTGCAAATTCTCTGA
- a CDS encoding response regulator, whose translation MKLLSIDDSRIIRRIISGVGAMLGYETLEAEHGEAAFILLRERADEVGLILLDWNMPGLNGLEVLIELKKSPAWQHIPVMMVTTEGEKEYIVKAIQAGAAHYMTKPFSQEEMAAKIMEVLGKGTIQE comes from the coding sequence ATGAAGCTTTTATCCATAGACGATTCCAGGATCATCCGGCGCATCATCAGCGGCGTCGGTGCCATGCTGGGTTATGAGACCCTGGAGGCAGAGCATGGGGAAGCCGCCTTCATCCTGTTGCGGGAGCGTGCCGACGAGGTGGGCTTGATTCTCCTGGACTGGAACATGCCGGGACTCAATGGTCTGGAAGTATTGATTGAGCTGAAAAAATCACCGGCTTGGCAGCACATTCCTGTCATGATGGTGACGACTGAAGGCGAGAAGGAGTATATCGTCAAGGCGATTCAGGCGGGAGCGGCCCATTATATGACCAAACCCTTTTCCCAGGAGGAGATGGCCGCTAAAATCATGGAAGTTCTCGGTAAGGGTACTATTCAGGAATAG
- a CDS encoding type III pantothenate kinase, with protein MLLVVDIGNTNIVLGVYRGLELTRHWRIATHLERTGDEYGILLAQLLHSAEVSLDRISGVIISSVVPPVQAAIVRAIKRYLGVSPLLVGPGLKTGMAIHYENPKEVGADRIVNAVAAYARVGMACIVVDFGTATTFDLVDSKGNYLGGAIAPGLGLSMNALFEKTAKLPRVEFSYPDQVVGRDTVSSMQSGVFWGYVGLVDGLIERMARESGFDTVRVIATGGLAKWIALESGRIEIVDEFLTLTGLRLLYERNR; from the coding sequence ATGTTGTTGGTGGTTGATATCGGCAACACCAACATCGTTCTCGGGGTCTACCGGGGGCTGGAACTCACCCGTCATTGGCGTATTGCGACCCATCTGGAGCGCACCGGTGACGAATATGGCATTTTGCTGGCCCAATTGTTGCATTCTGCTGAAGTATCCCTGGATCGGATCTCCGGGGTGATCATCTCCAGCGTCGTGCCACCAGTACAGGCCGCCATTGTGCGGGCCATCAAACGTTATCTGGGGGTTTCGCCGTTGTTGGTGGGGCCAGGCTTGAAAACCGGTATGGCCATCCATTACGAAAACCCCAAGGAGGTGGGCGCCGACCGCATCGTCAATGCAGTCGCTGCCTATGCCCGGGTAGGGATGGCCTGTATCGTGGTTGATTTTGGAACGGCGACGACATTCGACCTGGTTGATTCGAAAGGAAATTATCTCGGGGGGGCCATTGCTCCGGGATTGGGTCTGTCCATGAATGCCCTGTTCGAAAAAACCGCCAAGTTGCCCCGGGTGGAGTTTAGCTATCCAGATCAGGTGGTGGGACGGGATACGGTGAGTTCCATGCAGTCCGGGGTTTTTTGGGGCTATGTGGGGCTTGTGGATGGACTTATCGAACGAATGGCCAGGGAGTCCGGCTTCGACACGGTGCGGGTGATTGCCACCGGTGGGCTGGCCAAATGGATCGCTTTGGAAAGTGGGCGGATCGAAATTGTGGATGAGTTTCTGACACTCACCGGATTGCGACTGCTCTACGAGAGGAACCGGTAA
- a CDS encoding DNA/RNA non-specific endonuclease: MKQTLHKRFSQFSIDYESLLLENQTALLEDSWRRFIAKASQIWIHHYRQMTGGEANIYEFQADVGFFTLFDLAAERLSLDPDEGIPETEDRVVGVHGRSHTTGKARDTNRQRGFIGPTQKVFPENYEKGHYIAHSMGGGMDVNLFPQAKPLNRGWSEAGKRYRTMENHCADNPGTHCFVRPLYQDHTWIPAVLEFGMMRKDASLWVEWFENSP; the protein is encoded by the coding sequence ATGAAACAGACACTGCATAAACGGTTTTCCCAATTCAGCATCGACTATGAGTCATTGCTTTTGGAAAATCAGACAGCGCTACTGGAGGATTCCTGGAGGCGATTCATAGCCAAGGCGTCCCAAATCTGGATCCACCACTACAGGCAGATGACCGGAGGAGAGGCTAATATTTATGAATTTCAGGCGGATGTGGGATTTTTTACGCTGTTCGATCTGGCAGCGGAACGATTAAGCCTCGATCCTGATGAGGGGATCCCGGAAACAGAGGATCGGGTGGTGGGTGTTCATGGCCGGTCTCACACCACAGGCAAAGCCCGGGACACCAACCGGCAGAGGGGATTTATCGGTCCTACCCAGAAAGTTTTTCCTGAAAATTATGAAAAAGGCCACTATATCGCCCACTCCATGGGAGGCGGCATGGACGTCAATCTATTCCCCCAAGCCAAACCCCTCAATCGGGGCTGGTCGGAGGCTGGAAAACGTTACCGCACCATGGAAAACCATTGCGCAGACAATCCCGGAACCCACTGTTTTGTACGCCCTCTCTATCAGGATCACACCTGGATACCAGCGGTACTGGAATTTGGAATGATGAGGAAGGATGCCTCCCTGTGGGTGGAGTGGTTTGAAAACAGCCCCTGA
- a CDS encoding biotin--[acetyl-CoA-carboxylase] ligase, giving the protein MLRSSSGSREAILTRLRAGNGELLSGTTLARELGISRMAVWKRIEALRREGYGIEAVRRKGYRLVAEVDALTPDCVTPLLPDGLFRPDLYRFYGKTGSTNDLAVQLARGGAGEGTVVVADRQTQGRGRLGRVWSSPPGINLYFSLVLRPPLEPRFAAQLTLLAGLALGEAITLAGVSGITIKWPNDLLLGGRKLGGILTEMDAEPDRVRFVVVGVGVNVNGDEKSFPAELRDQAVSLLTVDGRRFQRATLLASFLKVFEKWYHCYRQEGFAPVRQGWLAMARIQGRRVEVNLLRERFIGRALDMDGDGFLLVEREDGVVSRVVAGDVTLLEPK; this is encoded by the coding sequence ATGTTACGCTCCTCATCCGGGTCTAGGGAAGCGATTCTCACCCGCTTGCGGGCTGGGAATGGCGAACTGCTCTCCGGTACCACTCTGGCACGGGAGCTGGGTATCTCCCGGATGGCGGTCTGGAAGCGTATCGAAGCTCTGCGCCGGGAAGGGTATGGGATCGAAGCCGTTCGCCGAAAGGGCTATCGCCTGGTGGCTGAGGTGGATGCGCTGACGCCTGATTGCGTCACCCCCCTGTTGCCTGACGGGCTTTTTCGCCCCGACCTCTATCGGTTTTATGGCAAAACCGGTTCCACCAACGATCTGGCGGTCCAGCTCGCCCGGGGTGGGGCTGGGGAAGGCACGGTGGTGGTGGCTGACCGGCAAACCCAAGGCCGGGGCCGTCTGGGCCGGGTCTGGAGTTCTCCCCCTGGTATCAATCTCTATTTTTCCCTGGTTTTAAGGCCCCCCCTGGAACCGCGATTTGCCGCACAATTGACCCTCCTGGCCGGTCTCGCTCTGGGCGAGGCCATCACTCTGGCAGGGGTCAGTGGCATCACCATCAAATGGCCCAACGATCTCCTCCTGGGAGGTCGCAAGCTGGGGGGAATTCTCACCGAGATGGATGCAGAGCCTGATCGGGTCCGCTTCGTGGTGGTGGGGGTGGGGGTCAACGTCAATGGCGATGAGAAGAGCTTTCCTGCGGAACTTCGGGATCAGGCGGTCTCTCTTTTGACGGTGGATGGTCGGCGTTTTCAGCGGGCCACACTCTTGGCATCATTCCTGAAGGTGTTTGAAAAATGGTACCACTGCTATCGCCAGGAAGGATTTGCCCCGGTGCGGCAGGGATGGCTGGCCATGGCCCGCATTCAAGGCCGCCGGGTAGAGGTCAATCTCCTCCGGGAACGTTTTATCGGTCGGGCATTGGATATGGATGGGGACGGTTTTCTTCTGGTGGAGCGGGAGGATGGCGTTGTCAGCCGGGTGGTGGCTGGAGATGTCACCCTTCTCGAACCAAAGTGA
- a CDS encoding protein-glutamate O-methyltransferase CheR, whose amino-acid sequence MGITPQEFKLIASFLHEHSGILIAEGKEYLLENRLTVLMAQNGCNTFLELHEKLQKDSGPLCTKVIDALTTNETLWFRDDSFFNALNDFIVPHLLEKAKRQSKVRIWSAACSTGQEPYSVAMLLNHVGGAGVNFSPEKFEILATDISPSAIVMATRGRYSQLAITRGMRKDFLNHYFTKKNMAYEINPAIRQMVTFKRFNLKGPFDSLGKFDFVLCRNVLIYFSEQLKCEIYDKIHRALNRDGFLAIGASESPRGLTTAFRQKRVGKAVLYKPVG is encoded by the coding sequence ATGGGTATCACGCCCCAGGAATTTAAACTGATCGCCTCATTTTTGCATGAGCACAGCGGCATCCTCATCGCTGAGGGTAAGGAGTATCTCCTTGAAAACCGTCTGACCGTGCTGATGGCGCAAAACGGCTGCAACACCTTTTTGGAGCTGCACGAAAAGCTACAGAAGGATTCGGGGCCGCTCTGCACCAAGGTGATTGATGCTCTGACGACCAACGAAACGTTGTGGTTTCGGGACGATTCATTCTTTAATGCCCTGAACGATTTTATCGTACCCCATCTATTGGAAAAGGCCAAACGCCAGTCCAAGGTACGCATCTGGTCTGCAGCTTGCTCCACCGGGCAGGAACCCTATTCAGTGGCGATGTTGTTGAACCATGTTGGCGGTGCAGGCGTTAATTTTTCACCGGAAAAATTTGAGATTCTGGCGACCGATATCTCTCCTTCGGCCATTGTCATGGCTACCCGGGGGCGATATAGCCAACTGGCGATCACCCGGGGTATGCGCAAGGATTTTTTGAATCACTATTTTACCAAGAAAAACATGGCCTATGAGATCAATCCGGCTATCCGCCAAATGGTGACTTTTAAACGGTTCAACCTGAAGGGGCCTTTTGATTCTTTGGGAAAATTTGATTTTGTTTTGTGTCGCAACGTGTTGATCTATTTTTCTGAGCAGCTCAAGTGTGAGATTTACGACAAGATTCACCGCGCCCTGAACCGGGATGGCTTTTTGGCCATCGGTGCGTCAGAATCCCCGAGAGGCTTGACCACCGCCTTCCGGCAGAAGCGGGTGGGCAAGGCGGTGCTGTATAAACCCGTGGGTTAA
- a CDS encoding chemotaxis protein CheX, protein MTQSKWPLNGDLYRQKVLDDLKNSTIEVLATMAMVEASLIDSREKAVFSLSGPVGGLIHLTGSGEGVFQEGMFGIAGEVGLISDLVARIVGLDAGELTKEDLLDGVAELANMICGGMKSKGGIGPGRLSPPMAALGDGMLLLWKTSKPTRLMRFQMAAGVLEVHASV, encoded by the coding sequence ATGACCCAATCGAAATGGCCGCTGAATGGAGATCTCTATCGGCAAAAGGTGTTGGATGATCTGAAAAATTCCACCATTGAGGTGTTGGCCACCATGGCGATGGTGGAGGCCTCCTTGATCGACAGCCGGGAAAAAGCGGTTTTTTCTCTTTCCGGCCCAGTGGGTGGGCTCATTCATCTCACCGGTTCCGGGGAAGGGGTGTTTCAGGAGGGTATGTTTGGCATTGCCGGGGAGGTTGGCCTGATCAGCGACCTGGTGGCTCGGATCGTCGGCTTGGATGCAGGGGAGTTGACCAAAGAAGATCTGCTGGATGGTGTTGCTGAACTGGCCAACATGATCTGCGGAGGCATGAAGAGCAAGGGTGGCATCGGGCCAGGGCGACTTTCACCTCCCATGGCGGCTTTGGGTGACGGCATGTTGTTATTGTGGAAAACCAGCAAGCCTACACGCCTGATGCGCTTTCAAATGGCAGCGGGTGTGTTGGAAGTGCATGCCAGCGTGTGA
- the nadC gene encoding carboxylating nicotinate-nucleotide diphosphorylase, with product MIPPWSDIIKNALAQDVGRGDITTNLLVSAGQKAEAELIAREDMVVCGLPVMSEVFQILDNRIRMLPEQPDGAGVLAGNTICTLRGPARGMLTGERVALNFFQNLSAVATLTRRFVEKVEGTGARIVDTRKTTPGLRLLQKYAVRIGGGLNHRMGLDDGILVKENHIALAGGITEAVRQLSEGLSHLHRIEVECENLDQVKESLEAGAHVLMLDNMDLKTMQKAVDIAGGKVLLEASGNINLDNVREVAETGVDLISVGGLTHSAGSKDVTLLIRV from the coding sequence ATGATTCCTCCCTGGTCGGATATTATCAAAAACGCCTTGGCCCAGGATGTGGGTCGGGGGGATATTACCACCAACCTGCTGGTTTCTGCCGGGCAAAAGGCGGAAGCGGAACTGATAGCCCGAGAGGATATGGTGGTCTGCGGGTTGCCGGTGATGTCCGAGGTGTTTCAAATATTGGACAACCGGATCCGCATGCTTCCGGAACAGCCCGATGGGGCCGGGGTGTTGGCGGGCAACACCATCTGCACCCTGCGGGGACCGGCCCGGGGGATGTTGACCGGGGAGCGGGTAGCGCTCAATTTTTTCCAAAATCTTTCCGCTGTCGCCACCCTGACCCGGCGCTTTGTGGAGAAGGTGGAGGGGACTGGCGCTCGAATTGTGGATACCCGCAAGACCACCCCGGGCCTCAGGCTGCTGCAAAAATATGCGGTGCGCATTGGGGGTGGATTGAACCACCGTATGGGGCTTGATGACGGGATTTTGGTCAAGGAAAACCACATTGCCCTGGCTGGCGGCATCACCGAGGCGGTGCGGCAATTGAGCGAGGGGCTTTCCCACCTGCATCGCATTGAGGTGGAGTGTGAAAATCTGGATCAGGTCAAAGAATCCCTGGAGGCTGGGGCCCACGTCCTGATGCTGGATAACATGGACCTGAAAACCATGCAGAAGGCGGTGGATATCGCTGGAGGCAAGGTGCTGCTGGAAGCGAGTGGCAACATCAACCTGGATAATGTCCGCGAAGTAGCTGAAACCGGAGTGGATCTGATCTCCGTGGGTGGGCTCACCCACAGTGCGGGCAGTAAGGATGTTACGCTCCTCATCCGGGTCTAG